A window of Arachis hypogaea chloroplast, complete genome contains these coding sequences:
- the rpl32 gene encoding ribosomal protein L32: protein MAVPKKRTSRSKKKIRKTLWKRRGFWTALKAYSLAQSISTGNSKSFFV, encoded by the coding sequence ATGGCAGTTCCAAAGAAACGCACCTCGAGATCCAAAAAAAAAATCCGAAAAACTCTTTGGAAAAGGAGAGGTTTTTGGACAGCATTGAAAGCTTATTCATTAGCGCAATCAATTTCTACGGGAAATTCAAAAAGTTTTTTTGTATAA